The following coding sequences lie in one Bacteroidota bacterium genomic window:
- a CDS encoding phenylalanine--tRNA ligase subunit beta, which yields MKISYNWLKDYLSLDISPAEVAAALTSAGLEVEDIIEYESVKGSLKGVVTGKVVECRRHPNADKLSLTKVDVGQGNLLSIVCGAPNVAEGQTVLVATVGTTLYKGEEAFQIRQAKIRGELSEGMICAEDELGLGNSHDGIMVLDNAIGVGRPASELFNVVSDTVFEIGLTPNRADAASHIGVARDLMAVLNHRAGYKKYALTLPDTSNFATGNPSLPIRVIVEDTEACPRYSGLSITNLRVGPSPEWLQNRLKAIGLRPINNVVDITNYVLFETGQPLHAFDAAAVTGNTVVVKKLPKDTPFVTLDGVERKLTGNDLMICNASEGMCIGGVFGGLHSGVTESTTAIFLESACFDPRTIRRTARHHDLHTDASFRFERGTDIQATVFALKRAAQLIKEVCGGEVASEIIDVYPQPRERALVQIDFGRLDKLAGQHIPATQVLAILEDLDFYVVEKNETTASLSVPTAKVDVYREADIAEEVLRIYGYDNIRIPEKINASPDATQSGQDEALRHAISDMLAAKGFNEIMNNSLTKSEYTASHPAFDSGKNVSILNPLSSDLNVLRQSLLFGGLETIAYNQNRKQTDLRLFEFGKTYHFDPGKLNQDQPLAPYSEFLRLSMLITGMKQAESWLAPQQPADFFDMKQIVEALISRLRIQRNLFSLSTFGDSLFDAGLQYSINNVALIRFGQLSKQTTRAFDIRKPVFWADVAWEELLSFVPKRSLTYVPVPKFPSVRRDLALVIDKHITYAELESAAYKTAGQLLSNINLFDIYEGDKIPAGKKSYAISFVLVSPEKTLTDKEIDQTMERLINTFSTQFGASLRQ from the coding sequence ATGAAGATTTCCTACAACTGGCTCAAAGATTATCTTTCGCTTGATATCAGCCCGGCAGAAGTTGCCGCTGCCCTCACTTCGGCAGGTCTCGAAGTTGAAGACATCATCGAATACGAATCGGTCAAAGGCAGCCTCAAAGGCGTTGTCACCGGTAAGGTGGTCGAATGCCGGCGGCACCCCAATGCCGACAAACTGAGCCTGACAAAGGTTGATGTAGGACAAGGGAATTTGCTCAGCATTGTTTGTGGTGCACCCAATGTGGCCGAAGGTCAGACTGTGCTCGTTGCCACCGTGGGAACGACCCTTTATAAAGGTGAGGAAGCTTTTCAGATCAGGCAGGCCAAAATACGTGGTGAATTGTCCGAAGGCATGATTTGCGCCGAGGACGAACTGGGTCTGGGCAACTCGCACGATGGCATCATGGTGCTCGACAACGCCATCGGGGTTGGTCGCCCTGCATCGGAGCTGTTCAATGTGGTGAGCGATACTGTGTTCGAAATTGGCCTGACACCCAACCGTGCCGATGCAGCTTCACACATCGGTGTGGCCCGCGACCTGATGGCCGTGCTCAATCACCGTGCAGGCTACAAAAAATATGCACTGACACTGCCGGACACCTCCAATTTTGCTACCGGCAACCCAAGCCTACCCATCAGGGTTATCGTGGAAGACACGGAAGCATGTCCGCGTTACTCCGGTTTGAGCATCACCAACCTCAGGGTTGGCCCTTCACCCGAATGGCTTCAAAACAGGCTCAAGGCCATAGGATTGCGTCCCATCAACAACGTGGTGGACATCACCAATTATGTGCTTTTCGAAACCGGCCAGCCCCTGCACGCCTTCGATGCTGCTGCGGTAACCGGCAATACTGTGGTGGTAAAAAAACTGCCAAAGGATACACCTTTTGTCACGCTCGATGGCGTTGAACGCAAGCTCACGGGCAACGACCTGATGATCTGCAATGCCAGCGAGGGCATGTGCATTGGCGGGGTGTTTGGCGGCTTGCATTCGGGAGTAACCGAATCAACCACCGCCATTTTCCTCGAAAGTGCCTGTTTCGATCCCCGTACCATCCGGCGCACAGCCCGCCATCACGACCTGCACACCGACGCCTCTTTCCGCTTCGAGCGCGGCACCGACATCCAGGCCACCGTTTTTGCACTAAAACGCGCTGCACAGCTGATTAAGGAAGTCTGCGGCGGAGAGGTGGCTTCTGAAATTATTGATGTGTACCCCCAGCCACGCGAAAGAGCCCTGGTGCAAATCGACTTTGGCAGACTCGACAAACTGGCCGGTCAGCACATCCCTGCTACGCAGGTGCTTGCCATCCTGGAAGACCTTGATTTCTACGTTGTTGAGAAAAACGAGACCACCGCAAGCCTGAGCGTGCCCACCGCCAAGGTGGACGTGTACCGCGAGGCCGACATTGCCGAGGAAGTGCTGCGCATCTATGGGTACGATAATATCCGCATCCCGGAAAAAATCAATGCCTCGCCCGATGCCACACAATCCGGACAGGACGAAGCCCTCAGGCATGCCATCTCGGATATGCTCGCTGCCAAAGGCTTCAACGAAATCATGAACAACTCGCTTACAAAAAGCGAGTACACAGCCAGCCATCCCGCTTTCGACAGCGGGAAAAATGTCAGCATCCTCAACCCCTTGAGCAGCGATCTGAACGTATTGCGCCAAAGCCTGCTCTTTGGCGGACTCGAAACCATTGCCTACAACCAGAACCGAAAACAAACCGACCTCAGGCTGTTCGAATTCGGAAAAACCTATCATTTCGATCCCGGCAAACTGAACCAGGACCAGCCGCTGGCCCCCTACTCTGAATTTTTAAGACTTTCTATGCTGATCACAGGCATGAAACAGGCCGAAAGTTGGCTGGCGCCTCAGCAACCCGCCGACTTTTTCGATATGAAACAAATCGTGGAAGCCCTGATCTCGCGCCTGCGAATCCAACGTAACCTGTTTAGCCTGAGCACATTTGGCGACAGCCTCTTTGATGCGGGCTTGCAATACAGCATCAACAATGTTGCGCTCATCAGGTTCGGACAACTGAGCAAACAAACCACCAGGGCCTTCGACATCCGTAAGCCGGTCTTCTGGGCCGATGTGGCTTGGGAAGAATTGCTCAGTTTTGTGCCCAAACGCAGCCTCACCTATGTGCCGGTGCCCAAGTTTCCGTCGGTGCGCCGCGACCTGGCACTGGTGATTGACAAGCACATCACCTATGCCGAGCTCGAGAGTGCCGCATACAAAACTGCTGGTCAGCTGCTTAGCAACATCAACCTTTTCGACATTTATGAAGGCGATAAAATTCCGGCCGGCAAAAAATCGTATGCCATCAGCTTTGTGTTGGTTTCGCCTGAGAAAACGCTGACCGACAAAGAAATAGATCAGACCATGGAACGTTTGATCAATACATTCAGCACCCAGTTTGGTGCAAGCCTTCGCCAGTAA
- the groL gene encoding chaperonin GroEL (60 kDa chaperone family; promotes refolding of misfolded polypeptides especially under stressful conditions; forms two stacked rings of heptamers to form a barrel-shaped 14mer; ends can be capped by GroES; misfolded proteins enter the barrel where they are refolded when GroES binds), translated as MAKDIYFDLEAREKLKKGVDALSNAVKVTLGPKGRNVIIEKSFGAPQITKDGVTVAKEVELKDPVENMGAQMVKEVASKTNDIAGDGTTTATVLAQAIITTGMKNVTAGANPMDLKRGIDKAVERVKESLKAQTQEVGENNEKIKQVASISANNDTTIGSLIAEAMSKVKKEGVITVEEAKGMETYVDVVEGMQFDRGYISPYFITNAEKMEAVYENPFILIHDKKISVMKDLLPILEKSLQTGRPLIIIAEDVEGEALATLVVNRLRGSLKVAAVKAPGFGDRRKEMLEDIAVLTGGVVISEEKGYRLEDTTLDMLGKADKVTITKDNTTIVSGHGSKASIDARVAQIRKQIETTTSDYDREKLQERLAKLAGGVAVIYVGAASEVEMKEKKDRFEDALNATRAAIEEGIIPGGGVGFIRAIEALADLKGENEDENTGISIIRRALEEPLRQIVENSGLEGSVVVNRVKEGKGDFGYNARTERFENLLEAGVIDPTKVARVALENAASIAGMLLTTECVLVEHKEPKDKNMPPMNSGMDGMM; from the coding sequence ATGGCAAAAGACATCTATTTCGACCTGGAAGCAAGAGAGAAGCTCAAAAAAGGAGTTGACGCACTCTCCAACGCAGTAAAAGTGACACTCGGACCCAAAGGCCGCAATGTGATCATTGAAAAATCGTTCGGTGCACCTCAGATCACCAAGGACGGTGTTACTGTGGCCAAGGAAGTGGAACTGAAAGACCCGGTTGAAAACATGGGTGCACAGATGGTGAAGGAAGTGGCCTCGAAAACCAACGATATCGCAGGCGACGGTACCACCACCGCTACTGTGCTGGCTCAGGCCATCATCACCACCGGTATGAAAAACGTTACCGCCGGTGCCAACCCGATGGACCTCAAAAGAGGTATCGACAAAGCTGTTGAGAGAGTTAAGGAATCGCTCAAGGCCCAAACCCAGGAAGTTGGCGAAAACAACGAAAAGATCAAGCAGGTTGCTTCGATTTCGGCCAACAACGATACCACCATCGGCAGCCTGATTGCCGAAGCCATGTCGAAGGTGAAAAAAGAAGGTGTAATCACCGTAGAAGAAGCCAAAGGTATGGAAACTTATGTGGACGTGGTTGAAGGTATGCAGTTCGACCGCGGCTACATCTCTCCCTACTTCATCACTAATGCCGAGAAGATGGAAGCTGTGTACGAAAATCCCTTCATCCTGATCCACGACAAAAAGATCTCGGTGATGAAGGACCTGCTGCCCATCCTCGAAAAGAGCCTGCAAACCGGCCGTCCGCTCATCATCATTGCCGAAGACGTAGAAGGCGAAGCCCTTGCCACCCTCGTGGTCAACAGGCTCCGTGGTTCGCTCAAGGTGGCTGCTGTTAAAGCTCCCGGATTTGGCGACCGCAGGAAAGAAATGCTCGAAGACATTGCCGTGCTCACCGGTGGCGTAGTGATTTCGGAAGAAAAAGGCTACCGCCTCGAAGACACCACCCTCGATATGCTCGGTAAGGCCGATAAGGTTACCATCACCAAGGACAACACCACCATCGTAAGCGGCCATGGCAGCAAAGCCAGCATCGATGCACGCGTTGCCCAGATCCGCAAGCAGATCGAAACCACCACTTCGGACTACGACCGCGAAAAACTGCAGGAACGTCTGGCTAAACTGGCCGGTGGTGTAGCTGTGATTTATGTGGGCGCTGCCAGCGAAGTGGAAATGAAAGAAAAGAAAGACCGCTTCGAAGACGCCCTCAACGCCACCCGTGCAGCCATCGAAGAAGGTATCATCCCCGGCGGTGGTGTTGGTTTCATCCGCGCCATTGAGGCCCTGGCCGACCTGAAAGGCGAAAACGAAGACGAAAATACCGGTATCTCCATCATCAGGCGTGCACTCGAAGAACCCCTGCGCCAGATTGTTGAAAACTCCGGCCTGGAAGGCAGTGTGGTTGTAAACCGCGTGAAAGAAGGTAAAGGCGACTTTGGTTACAACGCCCGCACCGAAAGGTTCGAAAACCTGCTCGAAGCCGGTGTAATCGACCCGACCAAAGTGGCCCGCGTAGCCCTCGAAAATGCAGCCTCCATTGCCGGTATGTTGCTCACTACCGAATGCGTGCTGGTTGAACACAAAGAACCCAAAGACAAAAACATGCCCCCAATGAACAGCGGAATGGATGGCATGATGTAA
- a CDS encoding co-chaperone GroES: MGKLNLKPLADRVVIEPAPAEQKTASGIIIPDTAKEKPQKGTVVAVGPGVDDKPLTVKEGDMVLYGKYAGTEFNIDGTNYLIMRESDIIAII; encoded by the coding sequence ATGGGAAAACTCAATCTTAAACCTCTGGCTGACAGGGTTGTTATCGAACCCGCTCCCGCAGAGCAGAAAACTGCTAGCGGCATCATCATTCCTGACACTGCCAAAGAAAAACCCCAGAAAGGCACTGTTGTGGCTGTTGGTCCCGGCGTGGACGACAAACCCCTTACCGTGAAGGAAGGCGATATGGTGCTCTATGGCAAATATGCCGGCACCGAATTCAACATCGACGGCACCAACTACCTCATCATGCGCGAATCAGACATTATCGCTATTATCTGA
- the secG gene encoding preprotein translocase subunit SecG — translation MFVVVSILMLLASVLMGLVVLVQNSKGGGLASNFSASNQIMGVRQTADFLEKATWTLAVAMLVFALASAMVIPNRSASSGVADTELRSKIEQTKPVDFQAPPAQDEE, via the coding sequence ATGTTTGTTGTTGTATCCATTTTGATGCTGCTTGCAAGCGTGCTGATGGGCCTGGTAGTGTTGGTACAAAACTCCAAAGGTGGCGGGCTGGCGAGCAATTTTTCCGCTTCAAACCAGATCATGGGCGTCAGGCAGACGGCCGATTTTCTGGAAAAAGCCACATGGACGTTGGCCGTGGCCATGCTGGTTTTTGCGCTGGCGAGTGCAATGGTCATCCCCAACCGCTCGGCCTCGTCAGGCGTAGCCGATACTGAGCTCCGCAGCAAGATCGAACAAACCAAACCGGTTGACTTCCAGGCACCACCTGCTCAGGACGAAGAATAA
- the folE gene encoding GTP cyclohydrolase I FolE, translated as MKNLNGHTDLLNGKHHSNGNGHHSHTNGFHSQSELDLIGDEHVATSIDTPMREDAFELSDEAKIARIERHFEQIMHTLGLDLTDDSLKGTPRRVAKMYVKEIFRGLNPENKPAPSIFENKFRYGQMLVEKSINLNSTCEHHFLPIFGKAHVAYIAKDGVIGLSKINRIVDYFARRPQVQERLTVQIANELKKVLNTEDVAVIIEAKHMCVSCRGIQDESSTTLTAEYSGAFKNEKRKEEFLSYIGLKI; from the coding sequence ATGAAAAATCTGAACGGACACACTGACCTGCTCAACGGAAAGCATCACAGCAACGGAAACGGTCACCACAGCCATACAAACGGCTTCCACTCGCAGAGCGAACTTGACCTGATTGGCGACGAGCATGTGGCCACAAGCATCGACACCCCCATGAGGGAGGACGCATTTGAATTGAGCGACGAGGCCAAAATTGCCAGAATTGAGCGGCATTTCGAGCAGATCATGCACACCCTTGGGCTCGACCTGACCGACGACAGCCTCAAAGGCACGCCGCGGCGGGTGGCCAAGATGTATGTAAAAGAAATTTTCCGCGGGCTGAATCCCGAAAACAAGCCTGCACCCTCCATATTCGAAAACAAGTTTCGGTATGGCCAGATGCTGGTCGAAAAAAGCATCAACCTGAACAGCACCTGCGAGCACCATTTTCTGCCCATTTTTGGCAAAGCCCATGTGGCATACATTGCCAAAGACGGAGTGATTGGTCTTTCGAAGATCAACCGGATCGTGGATTATTTTGCCCGACGTCCGCAGGTGCAGGAGCGCCTCACGGTTCAGATAGCCAACGAGCTGAAAAAAGTATTGAACACAGAGGATGTAGCAGTGATTATCGAAGCAAAACACATGTGCGTGTCTTGCCGCGGCATTCAGGATGAGAGCAGCACTACCCTGACTGCTGAATACTCAGGTGCGTTCAAAAACGAAAAACGCAAGGAAGAGTTTCTATCGTATATCGGATTGAAAATCTGA
- a CDS encoding sigma-54-dependent Fis family transcriptional regulator encodes MTDIQSIKQRFGIIGHDSRLERAIQVAVTVAPTDLTVLITGESGVGKEVFPKIIHQSSARKHGPYIAVNCGAIPEGTIDSELFGHEKGSFTGAYEARKGYFEVVNGGTIFLDEVAELPLSTQVRLLRVLETGEFIKVGSSKVQKTDVRVVAATNVNIPEAIEKGRFRQDLYYRLNTVPITIPPLRERKGDIVLLFKKFAADFAEKYRVPVLQLTDDAVEMLENYRWPGNIRQLRNVTEQISIIEKNRLITAQTLKAYLPAEPSNMLPVIFHKEKEDEKLSERDILYKVLFDMKRDIMELKKTVANLLEGQPEAEHFSTERTAQIFRPIETSPHKFDELYESLPAELQEDEHEVVPTEIINETLSLQKKEMDLIRLALEKHKGKRKNAAQELGISERTLYRKIKEYNIDL; translated from the coding sequence ATGACCGATATCCAGTCAATCAAACAACGTTTTGGCATCATTGGGCACGACAGCCGTCTGGAACGGGCCATACAGGTTGCCGTGACCGTAGCCCCCACCGATCTGACGGTGCTCATCACGGGCGAAAGCGGCGTGGGCAAGGAGGTGTTTCCTAAAATTATTCACCAGTCGAGTGCCCGTAAACATGGCCCATACATCGCAGTAAACTGCGGTGCAATACCGGAAGGCACAATAGATTCAGAACTGTTTGGCCACGAAAAAGGCTCTTTTACAGGAGCTTACGAAGCCAGGAAAGGATATTTTGAGGTAGTCAACGGTGGTACAATTTTTCTGGATGAAGTAGCCGAACTCCCGCTCTCGACCCAGGTCAGGTTGTTGAGGGTATTGGAAACCGGCGAGTTTATCAAAGTCGGCTCGTCGAAAGTGCAAAAAACAGACGTGCGGGTGGTTGCCGCCACCAACGTCAACATTCCTGAAGCCATAGAGAAAGGCCGGTTCCGGCAGGACCTCTATTACCGGCTCAACACGGTACCTATCACCATCCCTCCCCTGCGCGAGCGCAAAGGCGACATTGTGCTGCTGTTCAAAAAGTTTGCAGCCGACTTTGCCGAAAAATACCGGGTGCCTGTGCTGCAACTCACCGACGATGCGGTGGAAATGCTCGAAAACTACCGCTGGCCAGGCAACATCCGACAATTGCGCAATGTGACCGAGCAGATCAGTATCATCGAAAAAAACAGGCTGATCACCGCGCAAACCCTCAAAGCCTATCTGCCGGCCGAACCCTCCAACATGCTTCCGGTAATCTTCCACAAGGAAAAAGAGGACGAAAAACTGAGCGAGCGCGACATATTATATAAGGTGTTGTTCGACATGAAGCGCGACATCATGGAGCTTAAAAAAACCGTGGCCAACCTGCTGGAGGGTCAACCCGAAGCCGAGCACTTTTCAACTGAGCGCACAGCTCAGATCTTCCGTCCCATCGAAACCAGCCCGCACAAGTTCGACGAGCTGTATGAATCATTGCCTGCCGAACTTCAGGAAGATGAGCATGAGGTGGTGCCCACCGAAATAATCAACGAAACCCTCTCGCTACAAAAAAAGGAGATGGACCTGATCAGGCTCGCCCTGGAAAAACACAAAGGCAAACGCAAAAATGCCGCCCAGGAATTGGGCATCAGCGAGCGCACCCTGTATCGCAAAATCAAGGAATATAACATAGATTTGTAG
- the recG gene encoding ATP-dependent DNA helicase RecG — translation MYVSLPDKKVEFLKGVGPKKAAVLAKELNISTLGELLQHFPFRYIDKSKIHKVAEINDETVYYQLVGTIDGMQAHGGQRTTRITAWLNDETGRIELVWFKGLSWVKTRFVPGRKYVIFGKASLFNGRYNIVHPEVEDYNPDDFTLGESLQGVYSTTEAMKSAGLGTRVVAKLIKTALMQLEGAIPETLPTHIIEREHLLTKADAMLRIHLPANADDIRKAQYRLKFEEYFFFILNKQHGKKQREQQNKGHVFSRVGELFNTFYRDYLPFGLTDAQKRVIREMRADLGSGMQMNRLLQGDVGSGKTVVALMLMLLAADNGFQSALMAPTEILAQQHYQTIRQLLKDLPVQVSLLTGSTKKSDRNLIHKALQDGSLQILIGTHALIEDTVQFSRLGLVIIDEQHRFGVVQRARLYEKNQNPPHVLVMTATPIPRTLALTQYGDLDYSVIDELPPGRKPIVTSHIYPSHRLRLISFLKKQIAEGRQIYIVYPLIKESEKLDLIALQEGYDALLRDFPEPEYRICVVHGRMSAEDKEFEMQRFAKGQAHIMVATTVIEVGVNVPNATVMVIEHADRFGLSQLHQLRGRVGRGADQSYCILVTDYKLTAEGKARIKTMVETNDGFRIAEADLRLRGPGDTQGTQQSGMPMFRLGDLSKDEKLIRIVKRTVDELLDTDPGLNSPAHQQTKREFERLYQKTFDWSQIG, via the coding sequence ATGTACGTCAGCCTGCCGGATAAAAAGGTCGAATTTTTGAAGGGCGTCGGGCCGAAAAAAGCCGCTGTGCTTGCCAAAGAACTGAATATCAGTACCCTGGGCGAGCTATTGCAGCATTTTCCGTTCAGGTATATCGACAAAAGCAAGATTCACAAAGTAGCCGAGATAAACGACGAAACGGTTTATTATCAGCTGGTTGGTACCATCGATGGCATGCAGGCCCATGGCGGCCAGCGCACAACGCGCATCACGGCCTGGCTAAACGACGAAACAGGACGTATCGAGCTGGTGTGGTTTAAAGGATTGAGCTGGGTGAAAACACGATTTGTTCCGGGCAGAAAATATGTCATCTTTGGAAAGGCCAGTCTTTTCAACGGGCGCTACAACATCGTACATCCGGAGGTAGAGGACTACAATCCGGACGATTTCACCCTGGGCGAGAGTTTGCAAGGGGTGTACAGCACCACAGAAGCCATGAAGAGTGCTGGCCTGGGCACACGCGTTGTGGCTAAACTCATCAAAACCGCCCTCATGCAACTTGAAGGCGCTATCCCCGAAACCCTGCCAACGCACATCATTGAGCGCGAACACCTGCTGACCAAAGCTGACGCCATGCTCCGAATCCACCTGCCAGCCAACGCCGACGACATTCGCAAGGCGCAATACCGGCTCAAGTTTGAGGAATACTTTTTCTTTATCCTGAACAAGCAGCACGGCAAAAAACAGCGCGAACAGCAAAACAAAGGGCATGTATTTTCGAGGGTCGGCGAGCTATTCAACACCTTCTACCGCGACTATCTGCCATTTGGCCTGACGGATGCACAAAAACGGGTCATACGCGAGATGCGTGCCGACCTGGGATCGGGCATGCAGATGAACCGCCTGCTGCAAGGCGACGTGGGCAGCGGCAAAACGGTGGTTGCGCTCATGCTTATGCTTCTGGCTGCCGACAACGGTTTTCAGTCGGCCCTGATGGCACCCACGGAAATCCTCGCCCAACAACACTATCAAACCATCCGGCAGTTGCTTAAAGACCTGCCTGTGCAGGTGAGCCTGCTCACAGGCTCAACCAAAAAATCGGACCGCAACCTGATCCACAAGGCCCTTCAGGATGGCAGCCTGCAAATCCTCATTGGCACCCACGCCCTGATAGAAGACACGGTTCAATTTTCCCGCCTGGGACTGGTAATCATTGACGAGCAGCATCGTTTCGGGGTGGTTCAGCGTGCCAGGTTATACGAAAAAAACCAAAACCCACCCCACGTGCTGGTGATGACCGCCACACCCATTCCGCGCACCCTTGCCCTGACCCAGTACGGCGACCTGGATTACAGCGTGATCGACGAGCTGCCCCCCGGCCGTAAACCCATAGTAACCAGCCACATCTACCCCTCTCATCGCCTGCGGCTGATCAGCTTCCTGAAAAAACAAATTGCCGAAGGCAGGCAGATCTACATCGTTTACCCCCTGATCAAAGAATCGGAAAAACTCGACCTGATTGCCTTGCAGGAGGGATATGATGCCCTGCTGCGCGACTTTCCGGAGCCGGAATACCGCATATGTGTGGTGCACGGACGCATGAGCGCCGAGGACAAAGAATTTGAGATGCAGCGCTTTGCGAAAGGCCAGGCCCACATCATGGTAGCCACCACGGTGATCGAAGTAGGAGTGAATGTGCCCAATGCCACAGTGATGGTGATCGAACATGCTGACCGCTTCGGATTGTCGCAATTGCACCAGCTCCGTGGCAGGGTCGGACGCGGGGCCGACCAGTCGTATTGCATCCTGGTGACCGATTACAAGCTCACGGCCGAAGGCAAGGCCCGCATCAAAACTATGGTCGAAACCAACGATGGATTCCGCATTGCCGAGGCCGACCTCAGGCTCAGGGGGCCGGGCGATACGCAGGGCACACAACAATCCGGCATGCCAATGTTCAGGCTGGGCGACCTCAGCAAAGACGAAAAACTGATTCGCATAGTAAAGCGCACGGTTGATGAACTGCTCGACACCGACCCCGGCCTGAATTCACCTGCACACCAGCAAACCAAACGTGAATTTGAACGACTCTATCAGAAAACTTTCGACTGGAGTCAGATCGGCTAA
- a CDS encoding LptE family protein, translating into MRGLKMIAAVLILLQLSSCGIYSFTGASIPPEAKTFSVEQFANNALLVEPLLSNILTNALRDRFSSQTTLRQVATNGDLAFEGEIVDYNVSPAAIQSDQTAALNRLTITVNVRFYNKFEESKNFESRFSHYLDYPSDQDLNVVKDRLIAEITEVLVDNIFNKAVVDW; encoded by the coding sequence ATGCGCGGATTGAAAATGATTGCTGCAGTTCTAATCCTGCTGCAGCTTTCTTCCTGTGGTATCTATTCCTTCACCGGAGCAAGTATTCCGCCGGAGGCGAAGACCTTTTCGGTGGAACAGTTTGCCAACAACGCCCTGCTGGTTGAGCCGCTGCTCAGCAATATCCTGACCAATGCCCTCCGCGACAGGTTTTCGAGCCAGACTACCCTGCGGCAGGTAGCCACCAACGGCGACCTGGCCTTCGAAGGCGAAATTGTGGATTACAACGTCAGTCCTGCCGCCATTCAATCCGACCAGACTGCCGCACTCAACCGCCTCACCATCACCGTGAATGTGAGGTTTTACAACAAATTTGAAGAATCGAAGAATTTCGAAAGCAGGTTTTCGCATTACCTCGACTATCCAAGCGATCAGGATCTTAACGTAGTGAAAGACAGGCTGATTGCAGAAATCACCGAGGTGCTTGTAGATAATATTTTCAACAAAGCCGTCGTAGACTGGTAA